The following coding sequences are from one Candidatus Nitronereus thalassa window:
- the metH gene encoding methionine synthase, which produces MKHSTGRIQDLQALMTKRIVVLDGAMGTMIQRQKLEEADFRGSQFAHHSCDVKGNNDLLAITQSDLITSIHQQYLDAGADIIETNTFNSNSISMADYKMEHLAYDLNVAGAKAARKAVEMVMTKDPSRTKFVAGALGPTNRTACMSPDVNDPAFRAVTFDQLREAYYEQVRGLLDGGVDLLLVETIFDTLNAKAAFFAIDQYREEHGIQIPVMASVTITDQSGRTLSGQTIEAFWNSIADAHPFSVGINCALGAKQMRPYIEELAKLAPTYISCYPNAGLPNAFGGFDETPERMGEDLRDFASNGWLNIVGGCCGSTPDHIHSIAQAVKGLPPHVVVPSDHVTRLSGLEPLVIRPEMNFINIGERTNVTGSPKFAKLILNGQFEEALSVARQQVEGGAQIIDVNMDEGMLDSEKSMVHFLHLIASEPDICRVPIMIDSSKWSVIEAGLQCIQGKGVVNSISLKEGEEKFKEQARLIKRYGAATVIMAFDEQGQADTIERKVEICTRAYHLLTKDVEFPPEDIIFDPNILTVATGIEEHNNYAVNFIEATRQIKATLPHCKVSGGVSNISFSFRGNNFVREAMHTAFLFHAIKAGMDMAIVNAGQLGVYEEISKDLLELVEDVLLNRRSDATERLVSFAETVKQGGKAIVKDDVWRKGTVEERLSHALVKGIVEYIDEDVEEARQKFEKPLQVIEGPLMAGMNIVGELFGSGKMFLPQVVKSARVMKKAVAYLLPFMDKEKEASGSGAQGKVLMATVKGDVHDIGKNIVAVVLGCNNYEVIDLGVMVPCEKILKTAREEKVDMVGLSGLITPSLDEMVHNAKEMAREGFDIPLLIGGATTSKAHTAVKIAPGYQEPVVHVLDASLAVNVVRQLLSEEERPGFVEKVRQQQASSREAYESKKTTKKLLRLEEARKRRTPIDWQSSDMTKPSFLGTRVIENQMLEDLIPLIDWSPFFQTWELKGRYPKIFEDATVGSKAKELFDDAQGLLKEIVDKKLLTAKAVYGFFPANSREDDIVVYQDETRSTELTVFHTLRQQLEKTKGEANYALADFIAPQSTGFADYLGGFAVTAGIGLEDICKQFEKDHDDYNSIMAKALADRLAEAFAEWLHRKVRREWGYGQDEDLSNEELIKESYRGIRPAPGYPACPDHTEKGILFKLLNVEQSTGIHLTETFAMFPAASVSGLYFAHPQAKYFGVGKIDQDQVKDYAIRKQMDVSVVERWLSPNLL; this is translated from the coding sequence GTGAAACATTCAACAGGCCGAATACAAGATTTGCAGGCCCTCATGACGAAGCGAATTGTGGTGTTGGATGGGGCCATGGGCACCATGATTCAACGGCAAAAGTTAGAGGAAGCTGATTTCCGTGGATCCCAGTTCGCCCACCATTCCTGTGACGTAAAGGGGAATAATGATCTATTGGCGATCACGCAATCCGACCTAATTACCTCGATTCATCAGCAGTACCTTGATGCCGGGGCGGATATTATTGAAACCAATACGTTTAATTCCAACTCCATTTCCATGGCTGATTATAAAATGGAGCATTTGGCTTACGATTTGAATGTCGCGGGAGCCAAGGCCGCGCGAAAAGCTGTTGAGATGGTCATGACCAAAGATCCGTCTCGAACAAAATTTGTGGCTGGGGCCCTTGGCCCCACCAATCGTACGGCTTGTATGTCGCCCGATGTAAATGATCCGGCCTTCCGTGCGGTTACGTTTGATCAGTTGCGTGAAGCCTATTATGAACAAGTCCGGGGGCTCCTCGATGGCGGAGTAGATTTGCTTCTCGTGGAGACCATTTTCGATACCCTCAATGCCAAAGCCGCATTTTTTGCGATTGATCAATATCGTGAGGAACATGGCATACAGATCCCGGTGATGGCGTCGGTTACCATTACAGATCAAAGCGGACGGACCCTGTCCGGGCAGACAATTGAAGCGTTTTGGAATTCCATTGCCGATGCTCACCCCTTTAGTGTGGGAATAAATTGTGCGCTTGGCGCCAAACAAATGCGTCCCTATATTGAAGAACTCGCAAAACTCGCCCCTACCTATATTAGTTGCTATCCCAATGCCGGTTTGCCGAATGCGTTTGGCGGGTTTGATGAAACGCCGGAACGGATGGGTGAGGATTTACGCGACTTTGCCAGCAATGGGTGGTTGAACATTGTGGGCGGGTGTTGTGGAAGCACACCCGATCATATTCATTCCATTGCTCAAGCGGTGAAAGGCCTTCCTCCTCATGTGGTTGTTCCTTCAGATCATGTTACCCGGTTAAGCGGATTAGAGCCGTTGGTCATTCGGCCTGAAATGAACTTTATCAATATTGGGGAACGGACCAATGTGACTGGTTCACCAAAATTCGCCAAGTTGATTCTCAATGGCCAGTTCGAGGAGGCCTTGTCTGTAGCGAGACAACAAGTGGAGGGTGGCGCTCAAATCATCGACGTTAATATGGATGAAGGGATGTTGGATTCTGAAAAATCCATGGTGCACTTCCTCCACCTCATTGCCTCGGAGCCGGATATTTGTCGTGTGCCGATCATGATCGATAGCTCCAAATGGTCGGTGATCGAGGCCGGCCTTCAATGTATTCAGGGTAAGGGGGTGGTCAATTCAATTAGCCTGAAAGAGGGTGAGGAGAAATTTAAGGAACAGGCCCGCCTCATTAAACGGTACGGTGCGGCCACAGTAATCATGGCTTTTGATGAACAGGGGCAAGCCGATACCATTGAACGAAAAGTCGAGATCTGTACGAGGGCATATCATCTCTTAACCAAAGACGTAGAGTTTCCTCCTGAAGACATTATTTTTGACCCCAATATTCTTACGGTGGCCACGGGGATCGAGGAGCACAATAATTATGCGGTGAATTTTATTGAAGCCACTCGACAAATCAAGGCGACCTTGCCGCATTGTAAAGTGAGTGGTGGCGTCAGCAATATTTCCTTTTCCTTTCGGGGAAACAACTTTGTGCGCGAGGCCATGCATACCGCTTTTTTGTTTCATGCCATTAAGGCAGGGATGGATATGGCTATTGTGAATGCCGGTCAATTGGGCGTATACGAAGAAATTTCTAAGGACTTGTTGGAGTTGGTGGAAGATGTCCTGCTGAATCGTAGGTCCGATGCCACGGAACGGTTGGTCTCCTTTGCCGAGACGGTCAAGCAAGGTGGTAAGGCCATCGTGAAAGACGATGTCTGGCGCAAAGGCACGGTTGAAGAACGTCTGTCACATGCATTGGTCAAGGGCATTGTGGAATATATTGACGAAGATGTGGAAGAGGCGCGTCAGAAATTTGAAAAACCACTTCAGGTCATTGAAGGCCCTCTGATGGCTGGTATGAATATCGTCGGGGAATTATTTGGTTCTGGGAAAATGTTTTTGCCGCAAGTCGTGAAGAGCGCTCGCGTGATGAAAAAAGCTGTGGCCTATTTGTTGCCCTTCATGGATAAAGAAAAAGAAGCTTCTGGGAGTGGAGCGCAGGGGAAAGTCTTAATGGCCACGGTGAAAGGTGATGTGCATGATATTGGCAAAAATATTGTTGCGGTGGTATTGGGCTGTAACAACTATGAAGTGATCGACCTTGGAGTGATGGTCCCCTGCGAGAAAATTTTAAAAACCGCTAGAGAAGAAAAGGTCGACATGGTCGGCTTGAGTGGATTGATTACACCTTCATTGGATGAAATGGTGCATAACGCCAAAGAGATGGCGCGAGAAGGCTTCGATATTCCTTTGCTCATTGGAGGCGCGACCACAAGTAAGGCTCATACCGCCGTGAAAATTGCTCCAGGGTATCAAGAACCAGTCGTACATGTCCTGGATGCTTCCTTGGCAGTGAATGTCGTACGACAATTGTTAAGTGAGGAAGAAAGACCTGGATTTGTAGAAAAGGTTCGCCAGCAGCAAGCCTCCTCACGCGAAGCCTACGAGAGCAAGAAAACCACGAAAAAGTTATTGAGGTTGGAGGAAGCCAGAAAGCGCCGAACCCCAATAGATTGGCAATCTTCGGATATGACCAAGCCGAGTTTTCTAGGGACACGAGTGATAGAAAATCAAATGCTAGAAGATTTAATTCCTCTAATCGATTGGTCGCCTTTTTTCCAGACCTGGGAACTGAAGGGTCGATATCCAAAGATATTTGAGGATGCCACTGTCGGAAGTAAAGCGAAAGAGTTGTTTGATGATGCGCAGGGTTTACTCAAGGAAATTGTCGATAAGAAGTTACTTACTGCCAAGGCCGTGTATGGATTTTTCCCCGCCAATAGTCGGGAGGATGACATTGTTGTTTATCAAGATGAGACTCGCTCGACAGAGTTGACGGTGTTTCACACGCTTCGACAGCAATTGGAAAAAACTAAAGGCGAGGCTAATTATGCCTTGGCCGATTTTATTGCCCCTCAATCAACGGGATTTGCCGACTATCTTGGTGGGTTTGCCGTGACGGCAGGCATTGGCCTGGAGGACATCTGCAAGCAATTTGAAAAAGACCACGATGATTATAATTCCATCATGGCAAAGGCGTTGGCCGATCGACTGGCGGAGGCCTTTGCGGAATGGCTGCATCGAAAAGTTCGGAGGGAATGGGGTTATGGACAGGATGAAGACCTCTCGAATGAAGAGTTAATCAAAGAGTCCTATCGTGGAATTCGCCCAGCTCCAGGTTATCCGGCCTGTCCCGACCATACGGAAAAAGGTATTTTGTTTAAGCTGCTGAATGTTGAACAGTCCACGGGGATCCATCTGACTGAAACATTCGCAATGTTTCCCGCGGCTTCCGTGAGTGGTCTCTACTTTGCCCATCCCCAGGCCAAATACTTTGGGGTCGGGAAAATCGACCAAGATCAGGTTAAAGACTATGCAATTCGAAAACAAATGGATGTGTCGGTAGTCGAACGATGGCTTTCGCCCAATTTATTGTAA